CTTCTCTCTAAGCCAATCGAAGCATCTTTGAGAAACAAAGTCCCTAGCTTCATCATAAGATATACCAAACAGGCGATAGTTAAAGTCGCCAAGAAACACAACCATATCTGCTTCAGCTAAATCAAGCTTTGTTTCTTCAGTGTTAACACCTGCAGCCTGTGGAAATGTAGCCGTAGTAGTGATGTTGAAACACAGGTGAAAGGAAATATTAAGAAACATgcataactaaataaataataaactagatatgaatgaaatagagCAGGgcaagggtgttacatttgtgaCCCGAGTCGTTTGAACGGCAGCGGAGGCTCCAGCTGCAACAGAGAGCACCAGTGGCAAGCCAGAAGAATAAAGCAGCCTAAATAAATATGTGGAGAACGCAAGAGAGCAACAGAAAAACAGTAATCGCACCATACCAGCTGCATTATTGAGTAGATTCGATGAGCGGGAGAAGGACATATTTCGAAAGATATGATCGAAGTCTGCATTTCGGCGGTTTACTGCTTCCAAATGTGCAGCTAGGTGACAGTTAACAAAGCAGATTAACCGATCATACACTCTGATCCTCAAACCTACACCTCCCTGCACCACTCTTAAATCTTATATACTGAACCCGCGTAAGTCCATTAAAGACAACAtgaaaatcaaaatggaaaacctTATTGCCAATAGCTCGACCGAAGCCACACGGAACTGCTGCCGCATCAATGTCCCCAACATGTGTTCTAATACTCTTCCTTACCCTGAGTgacaataaaattattataaatgattttagatagcaaatgcaaaaggataaTTTAAGCAAGGTGTTATGTTGACGTAATAGCCACTTACCAAAGAGAAACCAGCAATCCTGCCAGCTGCCTCGAACCCATCCGTTCAAATGTTGTGTTTTCATCCAAGGCCTTTCCAATTGTGTCAAGCCACCAATGCCCAATAGAACTCCCTTCGAGTCCTACCTACACTTAGATACAAGAGGTTATCGAATAGAATACATGCGTATAAACAACTACTACGACTTTAAACCAGTTGAAATATCTAATCAACCTTTCTTTTTTACTTTAACAACCATGTATGAAATATTCTGATTTAATTGATTTGGAATGTTTTGACAatgttaaatgaatgaattaaaacTAGTAATGCATACAAAAATAAATGTTAACGAAGAACCAGTAGATTAGGACATATGTTGTAATTTCAACAAGGTGACAGACCAGGCAGATGAGAACATTATAGATGATGACATGATATTGGTAAAATCTTACGGTTTCTTTAGCTGCAGACATTGCAAGGAAACCTGCACCCATTTCCACTTCTTGTAAGCCAACAACAACAATGCCAACGTCTGATACAACAGAACCCAACCATGACATGAGTGCTTCCTGAGAGGCTCTTCCTTGACCAACATTCCACGTTCCAACAAGCATCCTGACATTGTCTTGTCTTGAGTAAATTGGTTCTTTTTCTGCTAGGTCTGTTCGTAATAAGCTATCAATTGGCCCTGGAGATGAGATGCTCCACCCACGTATACCCCCGTGAGTAGCCAAGCTGAAGATATAACCATCGCCAGCTGCCAATTTTATCACAGGACCGTTGTGAGCCATCCATCCGGCAACCAGGTTCCCCTCAAGATCCATCACCTGGACCATCCCACTAACATAGCCTACATAAATTCGTGCACCGAAAGCACAAAAGCACTGTACTGCACAAGGGTGGTGACTAACATCTTGCAAGCGAACTCCACTTCCATCCCACTGCACAAGTAGGCCATTCGTACATCCACTCCATATTGTCCCATCTGCAGCTAGTACTAGTGCTTCAGTCCTCTTATTGTCTTCTGCAAATGCCCCTGCTCCTCTTGTTGCAACTCTACGGACAGCATCTGCAGCTCCCATTATAGCATTCCGGGATCTTTGCAAAAAACCCCCAGATTTCTCCTTTTTAGAACTGGAAACAAATTTCACCTTCATCTCATCTTCTACGGCGCCTCCTTGATCTGAAGATGGCATGTCTACACGATTTTCAGTCTGACCCTCAATATTAAATACTTTGAGAAGCTCCTTCGTGCGAGCATCCCTGCACATTAAAGTCAGTCATCAATAGATTGTGCTGGCTTACAATATAAACTGGAAACTAACTATAAAACATTTACTCTTGCCGTTAAATTACATCCTTCAAGCTTTCAACACATGACACTAGCAGCGGTGGTGAATGGTAGAGGAGAACTTTGCTTGCgaagtttataaatacatatcaAAATGTTAACCTCATATACAGAGAGTATAATTAATAATCATACGCCAAGCGTACCATAGCGAGAAGGAAAGAGGCTGAGCGCACCAAACTTTGGCTCTTACGCGGTCGGAAACCAAGCACTTGATATCCGAGGAAGAAATGTTACAGTTACCATTAACAGTGACTTGGCTTCTTAGGTCTATGAATGACCTCTCTACCAATAAAGCAGCCATGTGTTTTTCCTCAGGTCTAAGAGAGAGAGATTTTTCAATGGATTCCCATGGCCAAATCTTAATAACACCGCCCTCGCCACCTGACCACAAGTCACCTGAAGCCAAGCATTAtgcttaaaaagttaaaaagcgctttttgttcatttttcattAATATCTATAACGACTCAAATGACGTCATTTTTTATGAGAAGCCTTTGCAGTTGATAATCATTGTTAAGAAAATTGGAAAAGCGGGGGACAGAAAGGAAGAACGAAACACAGTGgattagttaatataattaccATAGGAGCTCATGACAATAGAAAGAACAGAACCACGATGCGCCTGCCATGACAAGCCTTCCTTGAAAGGAGAAGGTTCATCCGCAGCGTGATCCATCTTCCAAGACCTAATTTTTCCATCCTTGTGTCCACTCCAAACCAACCTATTCGCGCTATCTACCAGCAAACAGATGGTAGGGGCGGTGTTGCCAGACTCCTGAAAGGGCGCAGCATCCTCATCACCCCTCCTCACTTTGGTACCAAGGCCAGGTTGATAAGCGTCCTGGAACCTCCAAAAGCGAACCCCACACTCTTGGCCTGCCCACAGCTGTTTGTCGGTGCAAGCGATGTTCCTCAAGAACTTCCCTACTTGAGTCTCCCTGAGAGGGTGGGGCCTGAGCTCGAGGCAAGGTGGGCGCCTGGGGTGGACGGTGGCGCGCATAGGGACCTTGAAAATACTGTTGGTACCTCCAGCTCCAATGAACTCAGGCAGAGGCTGGAAATTGCGGGAATCATCGGGGGGGCAGCCACTGTCCAAGGAGAGGTTCTGGTCGAGCCTCTGAGAGTGAGTGATAATATAATCTTCACCGGAGGCATTGTTGGAATTTCGGGCGAAGATGTCGTCATCGGAAGAGTCTTCGTTGTTGTAGTAATGGTCGGAGGGCTTGGGGATGTCATCTAGGCTGTGCTTGCGGACTTGGTGGTGACGCTTATGCGCGGAGTTGGCGCGTAGCTGCTGGCTGTAGGAATGCATCTTGCGTTGGGGAGGTGGGACGGAGGAGAGGCCGGCAAGGGCCTCTTTGTCCTTATCGTCGTCCTGGATGTTATGTTCATCCATTATTAATTAGGAATAAAAAAGTTTGGTTGTTACTACTAGTAGTAGATgttaatgaatgaaaaatgaagGTTGATTGACATGGAtcagaagagaaaaatgaaaatggaaatgagaatGAGAATGAAAAGCAAGGGAGAAATGGGAGGGAGAGAGTGCTAAGTGTAAGGGGACAGCGGAAAGGGAGGATCCATCATCTCGCATCTCACGTTCCAAAAtttgcattaaaattttaaagtgagAGCGAAGAGTGAGGCAGGCGAGGCGGG
This window of the Gossypium hirsutum isolate 1008001.06 chromosome A09, Gossypium_hirsutum_v2.1, whole genome shotgun sequence genome carries:
- the LOC107933638 gene encoding type I inositol polyphosphate 5-phosphatase 12 isoform X1 yields the protein MDEHNIQDDDKDKEALAGLSSVPPPQRKMHSYSQQLRANSAHKRHHQVRKHSLDDIPKPSDHYYNNEDSSDDDIFARNSNNASGEDYIITHSQRLDQNLSLDSGCPPDDSRNFQPLPEFIGAGGTNSIFKVPMRATVHPRRPPCLELRPHPLRETQVGKFLRNIACTDKQLWAGQECGVRFWRFQDAYQPGLGTKVRRGDEDAAPFQESGNTAPTICLLVDSANRLVWSGHKDGKIRSWKMDHAADEPSPFKEGLSWQAHRGSVLSIVMSSYGDLWSGGEGGVIKIWPWESIEKSLSLRPEEKHMAALLVERSFIDLRSQVTVNGNCNISSSDIKCLVSDRVRAKVWCAQPLSFSLWDARTKELLKVFNIEGQTENRVDMPSSDQGGAVEDEMKVKFVSSSKKEKSGGFLQRSRNAIMGAADAVRRVATRGAGAFAEDNKRTEALVLAADGTIWSGCTNGLLVQWDGSGVRLQDVSHHPCAVQCFCAFGARIYVGYVSGMVQVMDLEGNLVAGWMAHNGPVIKLAAGDGYIFSLATHGGIRGWSISSPGPIDSLLRTDLAEKEPIYSRQDNVRMLVGTWNVGQGRASQEALMSWLGSVVSDVGIVVVGLQEVEMGAGFLAMSAAKETVGLEGSSIGHWWLDTIGKALDENTTFERMGSRQLAGLLVSLWVRKSIRTHVGDIDAAAVPCGFGRAIGNKGGVGLRIRVYDRLICFVNCHLAAHLEAVNRRNADFDHIFRNMSFSRSSNLLNNAAGMVRLLFFCCSLAFSTYLFRLLYSSGLPLVLSVAAGASAAVQTTRVTNAAGVNTEETKLDLAEADMVVFLGDFNYRLFGISYDEARDFVSQRCFDWLREKDQLRAEMKAGKVFQGMREAIIRFPPTYKFERHRPGLAGYDSGEKKRIPAWCDRVIYRDNRSGPVDECSLECPIVSSILLYEACMDVTESDHKPVRCKFHSTIAHVDRSVRRQAFGEVLQVNKKVKAILDELRYVPETVVSTNNIVLQNQDTSILRITNKCEKDKAIFRIVCEGQSTVKDEEDTAEYHPRGSFGFPRWLEVTPAAGIIKPEQSVEVAVHHEEFHTLEDLVDGIPQNWWCEDTRDKEVVLTVSINGSCSTETKSHQIRVRHCFSAKTVRIDSKSSTNKKSQGGSRKISSSSDAIDDSRN
- the LOC107933638 gene encoding type I inositol polyphosphate 5-phosphatase 12 isoform X2; translated protein: MDEHNIQDDDKDKEALAGLSSVPPPQRKMHSYSQQLRANSAHKRHHQVRKHSLDDIPKPSDHYYNNEDSSDDDIFARNSNNASGEDYIITHSQRLDQNLSLDSGCPPDDSRNFQPLPEFIGAGGTNSIFKVPMRATVHPRRPPCLELRPHPLRETQVGKFLRNIACTDKQLWAGQECGVRFWRFQDAYQPGLGTKVRRGDEDAAPFQESGNTAPTICLLVDSANRLVWSGHKDGKIRSWKMDHAADEPSPFKEGLSWQAHRGSVLSIVMSSYGDLWSGGEGGVIKIWPWESIEKSLSLRPEEKHMAALLVERSFIDLRSQVTVNGNCNISSSDIKCLVSDRVRAKVWCAQPLSFSLWDARTKELLKVFNIEGQTENRVDMPSSDQGGAVEDEMKVKFVSSSKKEKSGGFLQRSRNAIMGAADAVRRVATRGAGAFAEDNKRTEALVLAADGTIWSGCTNGLLVQWDGSGVRLQDVSHHPCAVQCFCAFGARIYVGYVSGMVQVMDLEGNLVAGWMAHNGPVIKLAAGDGYIFSLATHGGIRGWSISSPGPIDSLLRTDLAEKEPIYSRQDNVRMLVGTWNVGQGRASQEALMSWLGSVVSDVGIVVVGLQEVEMGAGFLAMSAAKETVGLEGSSIGHWWLDTIGKALDENTTFERMGSRQLAGLLVSLWVRKSIRTHVGDIDAAAVPCGFGRAIGNKGGVGLRIRVYDRLICFVNCHLAAHLEAVNRRNADFDHIFRNMSFSRSSNLLNNAAAGASAAVQTTRVTNAAGVNTEETKLDLAEADMVVFLGDFNYRLFGISYDEARDFVSQRCFDWLREKDQLRAEMKAGKVFQGMREAIIRFPPTYKFERHRPGLAGYDSGEKKRIPAWCDRVIYRDNRSGPVDECSLECPIVSSILLYEACMDVTESDHKPVRCKFHSTIAHVDRSVRRQAFGEVLQVNKKVKAILDELRYVPETVVSTNNIVLQNQDTSILRITNKCEKDKAIFRIVCEGQSTVKDEEDTAEYHPRGSFGFPRWLEVTPAAGIIKPEQSVEVAVHHEEFHTLEDLVDGIPQNWWCEDTRDKEVVLTVSINGSCSTETKSHQIRVRHCFSAKTVRIDSKSSTNKKSQGGSRKISSSSDAIDDSRN